The stretch of DNA GGAGAATTTAATTCTCCACTGCCGCCAAGCCGCTCAGCCCGCGCTGCCGTTCTTGTTGAGATTGGTGTAAATTGGGTTTTCCTTTACGCAGAAGAATAGTTGTTTGTTCGGACTTTTGGCTTCTTGACATGTTGAAGCACCTCCATTAATAAATTGCCTTAATTATAGCTTATACACCTTGAATACAATACCTAAATTTTTACATCCGATTTGCCTGTAAAGCGGATTCCTAGGGGATGGCTGCCGGGCGGGTGAGTATGCTGAATTTTGGGAGGCAGAAAAACCGCCGGCGCTTTCGCAGGCGGTTCAAACTCTTTTCTACTCGGACAAAATACGCTTCTGCCCTTCCAGGGCGCGGATCGGAGCGATGTTTTGTGTGAATTCCAATGTTCCCAGATAGCGCCCTTCTTTGTCGCGGACGGCAAAGTAGCGGATATAAATAAATTTGTCCTTGATTTGAATCCAGAAATCCTCGGCGTCCTTGCGGCCGGACTTGAAATCCTCCAGCAGCTTCTCCACGACATGCACGCTTTGCGGCGGATGGCAGTTCTGCACGGTGCGGCCGATCACGGCCTTGGTGCGGGCAAAGATGCGTTCTTTGCCGTGGGAGAAATAACGGACCACATCGTTCTCATCGATAAACGTCAGATCGACTGGCAGATGATTCATAATCAGTTCAAGCTGCTGCACAGACAGTATTCCGGTCTCAAAGCGGATGAAGCCCTGCGGGGTTCCGGCGCTTTCCGCTTCCTTCGCCTCTGCGTCCACGGGCTCGGGATTGCGCTCCGGCACCCATTCTTTCTCCGGCGCAGCCAGACAGAAGCCGATCGTGTCGCTCTCCCGGGCAATTTTTACCCACTCGTCCTCGGTCAGCTTGTCCAGCGCCATCGGCAGCAAAATATTCTCTTCTTTAAAGACCATCTCATTCACTTCTTTAATGATAAGCTCAAGGACCGACACTGCTTCCTCAAGGTTTCCGGTATAGCCGGACAGCAGGGCTTTGGCCTCCTTTATCATGCCTCGGATGCCGTCGTCCACGCCCCACATCACCTGGGTCGGGCCGTAAATCCCGTACTTCTCCAGGTAAGGGAACAGCAGGTTCTCCTTGCGGCTGAAGTGTTTATCGATGTCCAGCAGCAGGCTCAGGTCCTCCAGCAGCTTGAAGATGATCTCTTTATCATCGCTCCTTTGGAATTTATCCTTATGCAGCTCCAGGCGGAAATTGACCAGCTTCTCAATCTCACGATTCTCCAGCTTGAACGTATGCACCGGATGGCCGGGCTGATCCTCGGGCTTGGATGACCGGTGAATCTCCTCGATGGAGCCTTTGAAGATAGCCGTATGCACAGAGCATAGACGCTGCACTTCGGTTACCGGAATCCCTTCCTCCATCATCAGCGAATGTTCCATCGCCGAGATTTCCGCCACGGTCACACCGCCAACCGCTTCCTCAAAACGCGCCTTCACCTCTTCTACGCTCTTGCCGGCATGCAGCTCCTTGATAATTTCTTTCAGCATTTTCTGGCGCCGGGTCTGCTCCGGAACATCGACTTCCTGGTTATTGATTAATTCACTCATGTTATCCGCTCCTCTACTCTTGAATGTTGAATCCGTGACGCTGAAACGCCAGCTTGACGGAGTCTATATCCATTTTCTTAAGCTTGATGCCTTTCGCTAATGTCATAAAACGTCCGGCCGTCTGCAGCATGCCGGGCTTGGCTATATCTTGGAAACCCAGCTCAATCATGATGTCCTTTACTACGGGATCACGGGTGACCAGATCGAATATCGGTTCATTTATGCTCAATGTTTTTTGCATACAGCTCTGCCCCTTGCCAGTGGCCTGCCTTTTTACGGATAAGACCCTTTTTATTGATAATCCTTCTCAACACAAGACTAGCATGGGCGAAATATCGGAATAGTGATTACAATCACAAAGTAAGAAAAACTCTTATCGAACTCCTGTACACGGGCCTCAAGAACCATTAAAAAACGCCGCCGTTACGGCAGCGCGTCTTTCAGTTTCTCTCCCGCCTCCCGCAGAGAATCGAACGTTCCCGCGTCGCTCCACCACTCTTTCAGCACATCGTAGCTCAGCCTGCGGTCTGCGGCATACAGGTTATTGACGTCGGTAATCTCAAGCTCTCCCCGCCGGGAAGGGGAAATCTTCCGG from Paenibacillus sophorae encodes:
- a CDS encoding DUF438 domain-containing protein, coding for MSELINNQEVDVPEQTRRQKMLKEIIKELHAGKSVEEVKARFEEAVGGVTVAEISAMEHSLMMEEGIPVTEVQRLCSVHTAIFKGSIEEIHRSSKPEDQPGHPVHTFKLENREIEKLVNFRLELHKDKFQRSDDKEIIFKLLEDLSLLLDIDKHFSRKENLLFPYLEKYGIYGPTQVMWGVDDGIRGMIKEAKALLSGYTGNLEEAVSVLELIIKEVNEMVFKEENILLPMALDKLTEDEWVKIARESDTIGFCLAAPEKEWVPERNPEPVDAEAKEAESAGTPQGFIRFETGILSVQQLELIMNHLPVDLTFIDENDVVRYFSHGKERIFARTKAVIGRTVQNCHPPQSVHVVEKLLEDFKSGRKDAEDFWIQIKDKFIYIRYFAVRDKEGRYLGTLEFTQNIAPIRALEGQKRILSE
- a CDS encoding DUF1858 domain-containing protein, encoding MQKTLSINEPIFDLVTRDPVVKDIMIELGFQDIAKPGMLQTAGRFMTLAKGIKLKKMDIDSVKLAFQRHGFNIQE